CGCCATTCCCGGCGATCCGCCGATCGGCTCGTTGATCGACTTCTCCGCGTTCTTCATCGCCGAGGCGGTGATCGCGGTCTCGCTCATCACCAGCGTCGTCGTCGGGTACCGCAACCAGGTGTCCGTCGACGCGCGCTAGCTGTGCGGGAGCGTCAGGCCGTGCGATCTGAGGGCGGAGAGCAACCCATCCGGACGCCGTGCGGTCGGTAGTGGATCCACCAGCGCGAAGGCGCAACCGACGGCGCGTGCGCCGCCGTCGGCCTCCTCACTGTCACCCACCATCAGCGTTTCCTCGGCGCTCACACCGAGGCGGTGCAGCGCGGTCTGGAAGATCGCGGGATCCGGTTTGACGGCACCGACCTCGAACGACAGCACGTACTCGTCGGCGCCGGTGCCTGCGGCGGCCAGAGCCGGTCGTAGGTCGAAGGCGATGTTCGACACCACGGCCGTCTTGATCCCGTTGCCGCGCAGTCCGTTCAGCGCCGTCGCGGTGTCGGGGTAGGGCGTCCAGGAAGCGGGATCCACCAGCTTCGGGTACAGGGCGGCCGCATCCTCTCCGGTGAGACCCGATTCGCGCAGCACATGCAGATACGCCTCACGGTGCAGGTGCGGTTCCAGATCCCGGTTGGCCCAATTATGTTGCTGCTCTGTGTTCATGGGCACCGTGCTTCCGGTCGGCGCGGTCACCCGACGCATCAGCTCGGCCTGCACGTGACCCTTCACCGTCTGCTCGTCGACAGTGATGCCGTCGAACCAGTCGTCCTGTTCCTCCAGACGGAACAGGGTGCCGGAGAAATCGAAGAGTACCGCGCGGATCACGGGGCCGTCCTTTCTCAGTAGTGGTCGGGGATGGCGGGCGCCACCGGCCAACCGAAGCCGACGGACGCCCGGTGCACCGAACCGGCGGTCTGTTCGTGGACCAGACCCGCGGCAGCGAGGTGGGCAAGGGTGGTCCCGCCGAGGTACACCGCGCCGAGGTCACGCACACCGATGGCGATATCGGCAGGTGCATCGGTCTTTTCGCATTTCGCACCGTCGACATCACCGCGCAGTCGGTACCGCGCGGTGTTCCACGGGCAGAACTCGTCGTGCACGTCCAGAACCGCATCGACCGGTGCGGCATAGCGGCGCAGTGTGAGTGCCCGCCTCACGTCCACGAGCCGGACGAAGATGCCGTCGGACACCTCGCAATGCAACGCTCGGCTGTCGGCAACCAGTCCGCGCAGCGGTTCGTCGATGGCGGCGTCCTTGAAGACCAGACGTCGAATCAGGTCGATCTCCAGCAGGAATCGCCAGAGCTTGGCGTAGGCACGCGGATTGGTGGCGCGCACCTCCTCGACGTGCAGCTCTCCGATGGGGCCGCTGGCATCCCACGCCGACTTGGTCCGGTACCGAGCGAATCCGCTTGGCGTACCGTCAGATTCGCGGTGCAGGGCGAATCGGATGCTGCCGCTGTTCTTACGGCGCTCGTCGTTGTCGAAGACCTGATAGTCCCACCACGCACGCGGCCGGTCCATCCGACCCGGCAGATCGGCCACTGCCCGGTCATAGATCACGGGTCCGACATCCAGCAGGGTGTCGACGCCGATCTGCGACACGGAACCTCCCCCGAGGTCGACGTCGGGGCGGAAGCCGAGATCGCGCACCGGGCCGGACAACGTGGCGTTCTGGCTCGCCAGCCCATACCCGAAGCGGCCGTAGATCGATGTCTCGGAGGCGAACAGCATGGCCACCGCCTCGGTACCGCGGTCGCGGATGGTGTCCAGTTGATGGCGCATCATCTGGCTCAGCAGCCCCCGCCGCCGATGGTCGGAGGCGACGCTGACGCCCGTCACCGCCGCCACGTCGGTCTGTACGCCGCCGGGCAGCACGACCTTCTTGCGGTAATCCCCGGCGGTGGACACCCATCGGGTTCCGTCGTGAAACCCGAACATCCGGTCCAGGTCGGTGAAGGCACGCGCGAGTCTGATGTCGTCGGGCTGGGGGTCCTCCAGGAAGCCCCAGGCCATCGCGGTGTTGAAGTCCTGGTAGTCGGTGTCGTCGCGCAGGGCGCGCAGGGTCAGCTCGGGCACATACCCATGTCTACCGTGACGGGACGATCGGGCGCGCGTCATTTTCTCGCGCGCAGGTCTGCCTAGATCGTCACGACCACTTCGTTGCGCCGGCGGAAGGGCAGCGTCCAGGGCGGATCGTAGAACCACGCGATCGGCTCGCCCGCCGGTTCGATGCCGTTCGCGCCGAGTGTGTCGACGAGATCGGCGGCCTGTTGGGCGACGGCCGCGGGGCTGCGGTCCCCGGTGAAGCGGATGACCGCAACGGTTTCGGGCGGCACGGACACCAGATCGACATCCGGATCGTCGGGCTCCGGCAGGGTTTCCAGCGTCCACTCCGACGGCATGAAGAACCGGATGGTCCAGCCCTCTTCGGCGCTGCCCTCCTGGCTCACCGGCGCGGTCATGGCGATCTCCTGTGCACCGCCCTGCTGGCTCACCGGTGCGGTCATGGCGATCTCCGTCCGGCGCTGGTTTCCACCGAAGATGTAGGACGCCAGCTTCCGGAATCCCGCGTTGAGGGCCCGTTCTCGGTCGCCGGTGATGGTGGTCTGCGCTGCGATCCGGCGGCTGTACCGCCTGATCTCGACGTTGCCGGTGAGTGGGCGGCTGATGTAGCGCGGTTCCTCCACGGTCCGCACGCCGACCACCGATGGCACCGATTCGACGATCTGACCGGCCAGTTTGACGAGATTCACTGCCACGCTCCTTCCTGATGAAGGTATTCGCGGCAGATCGGGTGACGGATGGGTCGACCGCCGGTCAGCTTTCGCCGAATTCGTCGGCCTCCGCCCGGAAGAAGAACATGCTCACCACGAAGCTGGTCAGCGACAGCAGGCCGACTCCGAAGGTCAGACCGATGCGTTCCAGACCGAAGGTTCCGATGGTCAGGGCGAACCCGATGATCCCGATCATCGACAGGAACAGCGCTCCGGTGCTTAATGCCTCGGAGGTCGCGGGGCGGGAGGCGACTGCGACGCGGTCGTCCATCGTCGGGGTTCCTATCTCGGGATGCCTACGTTGTCAGCGCATCTGTACCCCGGACCGCCCCGCCCCAATCCTCGGCGGGGAAACTCAGCCGACCGAGCGGCCCGCACCCTCCCAGAACTGCGCACGCACCGCCTTCTTGTCCGGCTTGCCCAGCGCGGTCACCGGCACCGAATCCACCACGACGACCTGCTTGGGCACGTGCACCGAACCCTTGCGTTCCTTCACCGAGGCCTGGATCTCGGCGATCATGACGTCCACCGCGGACTCGTCGGACGCGGCATCGGGACGCAGCACCACCACCGCGGTCACCGCCTCGCCCCACTTCTCGTCCGGCGTGCCGATCACGCACACCTGGGCCACCGAGGGGTGCTCGGCCACGACGTCTTCGACCTCGCGCGGGAACACGTTGAAGCCGCCGGTGACGATCATGTCCTTGGTGCGGTCGACGATGAAGTAGAAACCGTCCTCGTCCTCGCGGGCGAGGTCGCCGGTGTGCATCCAGCCGCCCTTGAAGGTGTCGGCGGTGGCCTCGGGCAGATTCCAATAGCCGCCCGACACCAGCGGGCCCGCCACGCAGATCTCGCCGACCTCGCCCTGGGGCACCGGCTTGCCGTCGTCGCCCAGCAACGCCACCTTGGCGAACAGCGTGGGTCGGCCGCACGAGGTCAGCCGCTTCTCGTCGTGGTCCTTCTTGGCCAGGTAGGTGATCACCATCGGCGCCTCGGACTGCCCGTAGTACTGGGCGAAGATCGGGCCGAACCGGCGGATCGCCTCGGCCAGGCGCACCGGGTTCATCGCCGAGGCGCCGTAGTAGACGGTCTCCAGCGACGACAGGTCGCGGGTGTGACTGTCGGGGTGGTCCATCAAGGCGTAGATCATCGACGGCACCAGCATCGTCGCGGTGATCTTCTGTTCCTCGATGACCCGAAGCACCTCTGCCGGATCGAACTTGGTCAGCACGATCAGCTCGCCGCCCTTCACGATGACCGGGGTGAAGAACGCGGCGCCGGCATGTGAGAGCGGGGTGCACATCAGGAACCGCGGATTCTCCGGCCACTCCCATTCGGCCAGCTGCACGGTGGTCATGGTGGTGATCGACTGCGTCGTACCGATCACGCCCTTGGGCTTACCGGTGGTGCCGCCGGTGTAGGTCAGACCACCGATGTGGTCGGCCGGTAGATCGGCGGCGACCAGCGGTCTGGCGTCGTACTTGGCGGCCTCCGCACTGAGGTCGACGGCCTTCACACCGGCTTCGGTCAGCTCGGCGGGCACGGGGCCGATGGTCAGGACCTGCTCCAGCGACGGGACCTTCTGCATCAGTCCGAGCGCCCGTTCGACGAACATCGGTTGCGGGTCGATGATCAGCGAGGTCACCCCGGCGTCGGAGAGCACATAGGCGTGGTCGTCCAGCGAGCCGAGAGGGTGTAGTGCCGTGCGGCGGTAGCCCTGGGTCTGGCCGGCGCCGATGATCATCAGCACCTCGGGGCGGTTGAGGGAGAGCAGTCCGACCGCCGCCCCTGTCCCGGCGCCGAGCGCCTCGAAGGCCTGAATGTACTGGCTGATGCGGTTGGCGAGCTCGCCGCCGGTCAGCGTGGTGTCGCCGAGGAACAACACCGGCCGGTCCTTATGGCGCTTCAGCGCGCCGACGGTGAGATGGCCGGAGTGCAGGAAATGGCGCAGCTGGGAGTCGCTCATGACATCAGATTAGAACGTGTTACAGATTTAGTTTCAAGGTCCGGTGTTCACTGGAGGGGTGAGCCAGAACCCCGAGCTGCGGCGCGCGATCCTGTCTCTGGCCCGGGAGCGCGGCCCCGACAAGACCATCTGCCCGTCGGATGCCGCACGCACGGTGGGTGGTGAGCGGTGGCGCGAGCTGATGGATGCGGCCAGGGATATCGCCCGAGACCTGGCGCGGGGCGGTGTGGTCGAGATCAGTCAGCGCGGCACGGTCCTCGACCCGGACGCCGACTGGCGCGGACCGATCCGAATCAGGGCCATTGGCTGATCGATGATGACCGAGTCGTTCGTTTCGCCCGGGGACGACGCGGTCGGCCTCTAACCTTGGCCCATGTCAGGCCCCGATACGCCGGCCGATCTGGTCATCACCGGCACCATCCTCACCGTTGACGATGCCCGCCCGGAGGCGCACAACCTGACCGTC
This DNA window, taken from Mycolicibacterium neoaurum, encodes the following:
- a CDS encoding DUF3253 domain-containing protein produces the protein MSQNPELRRAILSLARERGPDKTICPSDAARTVGGERWRELMDAARDIARDLARGGVVEISQRGTVLDPDADWRGPIRIRAIG
- a CDS encoding GNAT family N-acetyltransferase, with translation MPELTLRALRDDTDYQDFNTAMAWGFLEDPQPDDIRLARAFTDLDRMFGFHDGTRWVSTAGDYRKKVVLPGGVQTDVAAVTGVSVASDHRRRGLLSQMMRHQLDTIRDRGTEAVAMLFASETSIYGRFGYGLASQNATLSGPVRDLGFRPDVDLGGGSVSQIGVDTLLDVGPVIYDRAVADLPGRMDRPRAWWDYQVFDNDERRKNSGSIRFALHRESDGTPSGFARYRTKSAWDASGPIGELHVEEVRATNPRAYAKLWRFLLEIDLIRRLVFKDAAIDEPLRGLVADSRALHCEVSDGIFVRLVDVRRALTLRRYAAPVDAVLDVHDEFCPWNTARYRLRGDVDGAKCEKTDAPADIAIGVRDLGAVYLGGTTLAHLAAAGLVHEQTAGSVHRASVGFGWPVAPAIPDHY
- the fadD8 gene encoding fatty-acid--CoA ligase FadD8 → MSDSQLRHFLHSGHLTVGALKRHKDRPVLFLGDTTLTGGELANRISQYIQAFEALGAGTGAAVGLLSLNRPEVLMIIGAGQTQGYRRTALHPLGSLDDHAYVLSDAGVTSLIIDPQPMFVERALGLMQKVPSLEQVLTIGPVPAELTEAGVKAVDLSAEAAKYDARPLVAADLPADHIGGLTYTGGTTGKPKGVIGTTQSITTMTTVQLAEWEWPENPRFLMCTPLSHAGAAFFTPVIVKGGELIVLTKFDPAEVLRVIEEQKITATMLVPSMIYALMDHPDSHTRDLSSLETVYYGASAMNPVRLAEAIRRFGPIFAQYYGQSEAPMVITYLAKKDHDEKRLTSCGRPTLFAKVALLGDDGKPVPQGEVGEICVAGPLVSGGYWNLPEATADTFKGGWMHTGDLAREDEDGFYFIVDRTKDMIVTGGFNVFPREVEDVVAEHPSVAQVCVIGTPDEKWGEAVTAVVVLRPDAASDESAVDVMIAEIQASVKERKGSVHVPKQVVVVDSVPVTALGKPDKKAVRAQFWEGAGRSVG
- a CDS encoding HAD-IA family hydrolase; its protein translation is MIRAVLFDFSGTLFRLEEQDDWFDGITVDEQTVKGHVQAELMRRVTAPTGSTVPMNTEQQHNWANRDLEPHLHREAYLHVLRESGLTGEDAAALYPKLVDPASWTPYPDTATALNGLRGNGIKTAVVSNIAFDLRPALAAAGTGADEYVLSFEVGAVKPDPAIFQTALHRLGVSAEETLMVGDSEEADGGARAVGCAFALVDPLPTARRPDGLLSALRSHGLTLPHS
- a CDS encoding heme-binding protein, producing MAVNLVKLAGQIVESVPSVVGVRTVEEPRYISRPLTGNVEIRRYSRRIAAQTTITGDRERALNAGFRKLASYIFGGNQRRTEIAMTAPVSQQGGAQEIAMTAPVSQEGSAEEGWTIRFFMPSEWTLETLPEPDDPDVDLVSVPPETVAVIRFTGDRSPAAVAQQAADLVDTLGANGIEPAGEPIAWFYDPPWTLPFRRRNEVVVTI